The proteins below are encoded in one region of Synergistaceae bacterium:
- a CDS encoding GIY-YIG nuclease family protein, producing the protein MSYTYILRCRDGTFYTGWTEDLEKRLQTHNEGRGSRYTRSRLPVELAYFEKHDSKREAMRRERAIKKMTRPQKERLMSG; encoded by the coding sequence ATGCCGTGACGGAACCTTCTACACGGGCTGGACGGAGGATCTCGAAAAAAGGCTCCAGACCCACAACGAGGGCCGTGGCAGCCGTTACACCCGCTCTCGGCTTCCGGTGGAACTGGCGTATTTCGAGAAGCACGACTCCAAACGCGAGGCCATGCGCCGCGAGCGGGCGATCAAAAAAATGACCCGACCTCAGAAAGAAAGGCTGATGAGCGGGTAA